The Vitis vinifera cultivar Pinot Noir 40024 chromosome 18, ASM3070453v1 region tcatcaccattaccattaccatgACTGCCCCCATtatcgttaccatcaccataTCCGTCATCGTCACTGTTACCATTACAGTCATcgtcatcatcaccatcatcgGTATTATTACCATTACCGTTGCTGTTACTATAACTATCACTGTCGCCGTCACCATTATCATCAtagtcaccattaccgttactatcaccgttaccatcactattACTATCAACGTCCCCGTtattgttaccattaccgtcaccgttaccgttaccgtcatcgATAATAGTTATCGTTACTGATATCGTTACTGTCACTGTTATCATTACCAACACCGTTatcattaccgttaccattactgttaccgtcTTCAATATTGTTATTGTCATTGTTATTGTCACTATTACCATGACAGTTATCATCCCCGTCCTTGTAGCTGTTACCACAACTGTTACTATCATCATTACCGTAACCATAACCGTTAAAGTGACTGTTACCCCGACAGTTACcattatcgtcaccgttaccgttaccatcaccataaCCGCTACCGTCACAGTCACctaccattaccgttactgtcacactcaccattactgttaccgtcAATGTAACCGTTACAGTAGCCGTAACCGTAACCGTAACTGTTATCATCACTATTACCATTACCTTTACCATCACTATTACTATCACCGTTATCGTTTCCATTATCGTTACATTTACTGTCatcattaccgtcaccgttaccgttaccgttattgTTACCATCACTATTACCATTCTttttaccgtcaccgttacagTTACTATTATCGTaaccattaccatcaccgttactgtGATCATTATCATGACCGTGACTGTTATCATCACCATTACCTTAACCATCActattaccattaccattaccattactgttaccgtctccgttaccgttactgtcttcgttatcgtcaccattacAGTCATCGTTATCTTCACCATTATCGATACTATTACCATCATCGTCACAGTTACCGTCACCGTCATTGTaatcgttaccattaccatcacggtcaccattattatcattgttatcgTTACCATTATTGTCACCATTACAATCACCGTTACTATTACCATCTTTGTTACactcaccgttaccgttaccattattgTTTCTCTTATTGTTATCGTCACTGTTACCATTATTTTAACTGTTACCGTTATCGTGATCATTACCATAATCGTTACCATCATCGTtactgattcatgcccaattggtgtctcagctaattcatgtccagctggtgctccttgattgagggagtaatcaacaaaatttataacctattacaccatatactagggtagcaaagacaaatctactatagcatagtggctctaggatcgttcactgggatgggttttcactttgcaaatgatattaattcaaagctgaattggtgccttttcatttcaaggttagctttaaaagaaaacataaagatgtttgaatgaaaaaagatttggttttaaactaaccaaaaatagtaactgattttacttacaaagaaaagtgtttcttggagttcagatcactaggctcaggttcctcatacaaaaagggagttccggtcacttgtttattttcctcgcattagagaattaacatatagttccttctccaaccggtgttgtacagatgcttcccattaatgggttcaaacactaaatccctctcactaatgcaccttgcaatggctcatgcctctcacctagcacttgccattcaaggtgatctttaaccttggattactcgtcaaaagctcgcaagagataactaatggatgtctccttggagtccaaaagcttaccaagtgttggctattctagaaaatcctaccttcaagtcacctcccaaaagctcgcaagagataaactagtgcatctccatggacagagatcacttgccttaccaagtgttggcctaggtgatttaaaggcgttttaagttaactaaaaagataaaaaccattaatgggtaaggctgatttcgcagctgtgcaaaaatcttccttcagcttggagtgatctgcttgcaatggctgtaactctttcgtttcaactctgaattgtgcactgtttgaagcattggattgttgacttcctgagcttcgaaacgacatatagcatgcataaattggacttcaggaagtactccaaaagtggctgacatgactgtcatcaagaatatgcttcatggtagatttctctttgcttcctctccttgcattccggatttgcttatggaaaaggacttcaaagcttcgattcttcatgtttctgagcttccaattgctttgcccaagattcctcataactctcctcaatctcggattgctttggtgataaaaaagctatcaaaacaccaaaacttaacacaatttgattagaagtgcttgcaaaggtccttaatatgttagttgggttaaaaggcaataactactattcaaaagtgtttaaaagagttaattacaagctatgaaatagcacattttgagtagtaatcactccccccaaccgacatattgctagtcccttagcaatgaaggagagaaaaataaaaataaacattactataatttacaacatcatgctgatgtatgctaagttattttggtaatgcaatta contains the following coding sequences:
- the LOC132253113 gene encoding uncharacterized protein LOC132253113 translates to MARTRGAKSSSPSSRKRVPRGEPVPEPTSEPPQQKAVSPPAKPAPDDNNKRNNNGNGNGECNKDGNSNGDCNGDNNGNDNNDNNGDRDGNGNDYNDGDGNCDDDGNSIDNGEDNDDCNGDDNEDITVMIMITVTVMVMVTIIVTVTVTVKRMVIVMVTITVTVTVTVMMTVNVTIMETITVIVIVMVKVMVIVMITVTVTVTATVTVTLTVTVMVSVTVTVMVGDCDGSGYGDGNGNGDDNGNCRGNSHFNGYGYGNDDSNSCGNSYKDGDDNCHVTVTISVTITIIDDGNGNGDGNGNNNGDVDSNSDGNGDSNGNGDYDDNGDGDSDSYSNSNGNGNNTDDGDDDDDCNGNSDDDGYGDGNDNGGSHGNGNGDDNVHDYNNGNGNGDGNGNGHGDDNGDDDGDGDSNCNNNGEHDNNGNYGDGHGNGNNNGDSDCNGNDDCDSNGHDHGNGDSNDDGNGDGNYNNDRDSNGYGNNYGDGDDNSIKDGNSNGNGNNNNNGVGNDNGDCNGDDNANDNGDVDGDSNGNGNSDNHSDGNCNRDGHDNGNGDDDNV